From one Acipenser ruthenus chromosome 21, fAciRut3.2 maternal haplotype, whole genome shotgun sequence genomic stretch:
- the LOC117427962 gene encoding E1A-binding protein p400-like isoform X15 gives MHHGSGAQNVQRQLQRSKSFTGTEAEEQQQQSTNLPQSPVTSFAPSASPSAPQSPNYQIIMSRSPVPGQNVNITLQNVGQMVGGNQQITLTPLPLQNPASPGFQHSAQQWRFEHSSPSYIQVTSPLPQQVQPQSPTQHSPVPVQALQGVQRAGAPATGLSMCGQSPTRGFVDASMLVRQISLSSPSSSGHFVYQDGSGLAQLASGSAGQVQLSSPGTPGSVRERRLSQPHSQTGGTIHHLGPQSPAASGASIQTLGSPGHITTSSLPPQISSIIQGQLIQQQQQVLHGQQLGRAMGFDRTPPGMLSGVGGSAASFGMASPLPPSSPSRANAPQGLSNPPLTPTSASASVKKQPKKLEIPPATPEIAQLRKQCLEQHRKATESLKDSFKEHLIELFFLQHLQGNMMDFLAFKKKPCGPLFMYLRQNDLDLEDDEEEEQSEVINDEVKMVTGKDGQAGTPVAIATQLPPNVSAAFSSPQQQFQTHQGTPVAGTANSVEIEAFKRQQALAQADQARRPRIEVGRHGMVFQHPGIAPLGSPGVPLQQLMPTVQGGMPPTPQTIQMAGQKQSQQQYDPSKGPPVQNAASLHTPPPQLPSRLQPTSMPLNALPPGLQLAQQQLVEAQAQPQTPLQVQVKQQLGPVSIANTPQTQLQAQLQQQMQPGLHVQMQTAQQLPQCQAQLQQVQATVALVRPGADSSPACQRLVVNSIPTSSLSPAPLAGTVSPSTTYSTLTHRTSPGSNKPLSPVSQSKLTVSSIPKMSSLVQGGAQDGSQDKQAEQAKLENQVHQRIAELRKEGLWSMSRLPKLQDAPRPKSHWDYLLEEMQWMAADFSQERRWKVAAAKKLVRTCARYHDEQRQIEEREKTEEEARLRRIACTIAKEVEYFWANIEQVVEVKLQIEVHEKRRKALSLCRAPKEGKDAKPIQETGVKSEKESSLELSPAGRKRKASTSTVQEEVEDEESTLEEQEAVEGAADHKNELAELDKEAKMSLDTLVEQYAGAYAENFEWPHPSSHSEDEDRDEEVEESPLESYNEEILIDSLLSIEEHGGPESSKAPLTDGQKPRKDIAEVAAAAELLLPKGSARATAVFRNAAPFLLHGSLREYQQIGVDWLASLYKKHLNGILADETGLGKTVQTAAFLAHLACKEGNWGPHLVVVRTCKILSWEMEIKRWCPSLKILVYLGNKKERRLKRRMWSESNGFHVCLTSFKLLLKDHKDFLRKRWKYLVLDEIQLLKNMTEKHWETILTLKSQQRLLLINTPLQNTLKELWTMIHFLLPGITRQYLDFPVKAGTDENQEYCHKLVIRLHRVIQPFILRRSKRDVEKQLPKKYEHILKCRLSSRQKILYEDVMTQTRSQEALKTGHFVSVLHVLMQLQRICNHPDLVHPRTTRSAYVSAALQYTTPSLVLGAIQYDPWKNVDMSIFDLIGNENKLTRYEAEEVLPKQKVTRKLIEEIYTAPDPPARPKQVKLKPSRLFEPVQYGQKPEGRTVAFPGSPPQRTPTTTTTAATVSQQGQVRGKSPVTTVPATQAAGTPFQPTQTTTTTTTTASSVSTPPTPGQQTVTSAASVSGSTTSSTSTVSKALSSPAGGAVPQLGQTAPVPVSRPAQVTPQAPAHTMQQSVLPQRLVLTSQAQARLPSGEVVKIAQLASITGSQSRITQPEMPVTLQFQGNKFTLSSSQLRQLTAGQPLQLQGNILQIVSAPGQQILRPQGSVVMQTVSQTQPVQNAVTAPSQQAQTATAPTTTAVQGKAPAVVVRTAVPSTAAGDQTANVKAVAATGTTTQEASEARNRLVKERLDRVFSANERRCSRSVFYGADLLEVCSVFDKDPVPKPATESNNSWRWIGRANCLSVQQASASVSHLQEALFTSEQRREALQDMAQRFVCVVPPAIAPAPQLYSANPPPQYSLELKMFRHKFHQEMAPHTKQLRSPTANHLIEFPDLRLLQMDSGKLEALSVLLHKLKSEGRRVLIFTQMVKMLDILEKFLDYHHLPYVRINEKTPAEQRQEQMRNFNRNKQIFCTILSNRCGSVVGSVLDADTVVFYDTDLNPSMDAKTQEWCDRIGRSKDIHIYRLGSGNSIEEKLLKNGTKDLIREVAAQGTDYTLAFLTQRTIQDLFEVESGSGEKVEEFVVLHQDPSPAETISPRIARPYIQALNSIGKEGASGAPIKSEDDSAAETSEDLGVEGDVKYEDEPSRLEELVAVVEQLTPIEKYALHYLEFVHMSSTEEEERKAMEKMIAAKKEWEVQQLKKLKIEDEERMMLEEEEDLFTYTREDAYNMEYVYDGPDGQTEIMPLWTPPTPPQDDNDVYIDSVICLMYDSTPVPESKLPPVYVRKEHKRLKMDPSAAGRKKKQRHGETVIPPRSLFDKGSFLKPRREGKDQKKNFSLKQQAPFAKPLPSLVKPAVEAGQDNPEWLISEDWALLQAVKQLLELPLNLSIVSAAHTPNWDMVSDVVNSCSRVYRSPKQCRSRYENVIIPREEGKLVYEANPKKKTKSIYKSKNSRPLRTCQIYAQDDSATHIHLYNSRFELMKIIASKRSPPIKPLLGMNPFQKNPKHASVLAESGINYDKPLPPIQVASQRAERIAKEKKALAEQQRAQQLAQQQAGPQPPPPPTPQPQTQQPAQPQAVPQAQAVVQAAGNTVTNTASLQAGTIKTAAVGTSLQTAPVSGNVIVNTVAGVPASSFQPTNKRLASPVIPATLTTTVGASPQVVHTQQRTVSTPAAPAEVVAIATNQGVRTVTPVTASTVSTTLTPVQTQNRSLITQVNPATAPSMQLPPGKGITHAQLHLLRQQQAQVQVQQIQAQAGSPAQIKTVGKPTQEQFLKIQQKQKLQLQHQQAVAAQQQTQQPSQQAAQAQQQQGQQQQQITAVTTSRGGPVLTGTTVTNLQVARLTRVAGTQLQAQGQIQSQPAQTAQVTLTKPPVVSVPAVTTLPVTMAGISVAIGQPQKAGGQVVAHQLQMQQHLLNLKKQQAAAAAAAQQQKAVQTQVGQGQGTVQQKVTVQAQQPTQQKVTYTTAQLQPGIKTQFLTTSIAQAQKPSAAQQVQTQLQVAKLPQIVQQQTVANIQQMVSASQMQGQTQTLTLSQNTGQQQVQVIPAGTATAQKLLQQQVGLAASPHSPAQGAASSESQGQQQAKVQVRAAPAVRVKAPTKPS, from the exons ATGCACCATGGAAGTGGGGCCCAGAATGTGCAGCGCCAGCTTCAGAGATCCAAGTCTTTCACAGGTACTGAGGCAGAAGAGCAGCAACAGCAGTCCACAAACCTTCCTCAATCACCGGTGACCTCTTTCGCTCCATCCGCCAGCCCCTCTGCCCCTCAGTCCCCCAACTACCAGATCATCATGAGCCGGAGTCCTGTCCCAGGGCAGAACGTCAACATCACTCTGCAAAATGTAGGGCAGATGGTAGGGGGGAACCAGCAGATAACCCTCACCCCTCTGCCACTCCAGAACCCGGCATCCCCCGGGTTCCAGCACAGCGCCCAGCAATGGAGGTTTGAACACAGCTCTCCTTCTTACATCCAAGTCACGTCGCCCTTACCACAGCAAGTTCAGCCGCAGAGCCCCACCCAGCACAGCCCAGTACCTGTTCAGGCTTTGCAGGGGGTGCAAAGGGCTGGCGCTCCTGCGACTGGGTTAAGTATGTGTGGTCAAAGCCCGACTCGAGGATTTGTGGATGCCAGCATGCTTGTCAGGCAAATAAGCCTCAGTAGTCCATCAAGCAGCGGCCACTTTGTGTACCAGGATGGGTCAGGACTGGCACAGCTGGCATCGGGTTCAGCCGGACAGGTGCAGCTGTCTTCTCCTGGCACCCCAGGGTCTGTGCGGGAACGCAGGCTGTCTCAACCCCACTCCCAGACCGGCGGGACCATTCACCACCTGGGGCCTCAGAGTCCAGCAGCAAGCGGGGCCTCCATACAGACACTGGGAAGCCCAGGTCACATCACAACTTCCAGCTTGCCACCTCAGATCAGCAGCATTATCCAGGGCCAGCtgattcagcagcagcagcaggtgcttCATGGGCAGCAGCTCGGCAGGGCCATGGGTTTTGATAGGACTCCCCCGGGGATGCTAAGTGGGGTCGGTGGATCGGCTGCCTCTTTTGGCATGGCCTCCCCTCTGCCTCCCTCCAGCCCGTCCCGTGCCAACGCACCACAAGGATTGTCAAACCCCCCGCTCACCCCTACCAGCGCCTCAGCCTCGGTGAAGAAGCAGCCCAAGAAGCTGGAGATCCCGCCTGCCACTCCCGAGATTGcccagctgaggaagcaatgccTAGAGCAGCACAGAAAAGCCACAGAGAGCCTGAAAGACAGCTTCAAGGAGCATCTGATCGAGCTGTTCTTTCTGCAGCACCTGCAAGGGAACATGATGGACTTCTTGGCTTTCAAGAAGAAGCCTTGCGGGCCGCTTTTCATGTACCTGCGGCAGAACGACCTGGACCTGGAGGATGATGAGGAAGAGGAGCAGTCGGAAGTCATTAATGATGAG GTAAAAATGGTGACAGGAAAAGATGGTCAGGCCGGTACTCCTGTTGCTATAGCAACACAGCTTCCTCCTAATGTATCTGCTGCCTTTTCCTCACCACAGCAACAGTTTCAG ACTCATCAGGGTACGCCAGTGGCTGGTACTGCAAATTCCGTGGAGATTGAAGCCTTTAAAAGACAACAGGCTTTAGCACAAGCAG ATCAGGCTAGGAGGCCCCGGATTGAAGTTGGTCGCCATGGGATGGTTTTCCAGCATCCTGGTATAGCACCTTTAGGATCACCTGGGGTTCCTCTTCAACAGCTTATGCCAACAGTGCAAG GAGGGATGCCCCCAACTCCTCAAACCATTCAAATGGCAGGTCAGAAGCAGAGCCAGCAGCAGTATGATCCATCCAAGGGGCCTCCGGTCCAGAATGCTGCCAGCCTCCACACCCCTCCGCCCCAGTTGCCAAGCAGACTGCAGCCGACCAGCATGCCTCTGAACGCACTCCCTCCCGGGCTACAGTTAGCACAGCAGCAGCTGGTGGAAGCCCAGGCTCAGCCCCAGACTCCGCTCCAGGTCCAGGTTAAACAGCAGCTGGGACCAGTGTCCATCGCTAACACCCCTCAGACGCAGCTCCAGGCTCAGCTCCAGCAACAAATGCAGCCAGGACTTCATGTCCAGATGCAGACGGCACAACAGCTTCCACAGTGTCAGGCCCAGCTACAGCAAGTGCAAGCG acTGTAGCTCTGGTGCGACCTGGTGCTGATTCTTCCCCGGCCTGTCAGAGGCTGGTGGTCAATTCTATACCTACTTCTTCACTTTCACCAGCACCCCTTGCAGGTACAGTGTCGCCTTCTACCACCTActcaacactgacacacagaaccTCCCCAGGATCCAACAAACCTCTCTCTCCAGTCTCTCAGTCCAAACTGACTGTTTCATCAATACCGAAAATGTCTAGCCTTGTGCAGGGGGGTGCACAAGACGGTTCTCAAGACAAGCAAGCAGAGCAAGCTAAACTG GAAAACCAGGTCCACCAGAGGATAGCTGAACTGCGCAAAGAGGGCTTGTGGTCAATGAGCAGACTGCCCAAACTGCAGGATGCCCCGCGGCCCAAGTCTCACTGGGATTACCTTCTGGAGGAGATGCAGTGGATGGCAGCCGACTTTTCCCAGGAGAGGAGGTGGAAGGTGGCTGCTGCTAAGAAG CTTGTGAGGACCTGTGCGCGTTACCATGATGAACAAAGACAGATAGAAGAAAGGGAGAAGACAGAGGAGGAAGCCAGACTCCGGCGTATTGCATGCACCATTGCAAAAGAAGTGGAGTATTTCTGGGCTAATATTGAACAG gttgtTGAAGTCAAACTACAGATTGAGGTCCACgagaaaagaagaaaagcattAAGCCTATGCAGAGCACCAAAAGAAG GAAAAGATGCCAAACCTATTCAGGAAACTGGAGTTAAATCAGAAAAAGAGAGCAGCTTAGAGTTATCCCCTGCTGGAAGAAAGCGAAAAGCAAGCACATCAACAGTTCAAGAAGAAG ttgAGGATGAGGAGAGCACTTTAGAAGAGCAGGAAGCTGTTGAAGGAGCTGCAGATCATAAGAACGAGTTGGCAGAGCTGGATAAAGAAG CCAAGATGTCTTTGGACACCTTGGTGGAACAGTATGCTGGTGCCTATGCAGAAAACTTCGAGTGGCCTCACCCTAGTTCTCACAGTGAAGATGAAGACAGAGATGAAG AAGTGGAAGAGTCTCCACTTGAGAGCTACAATGAAGAGATCCTCATAGACTCACTGCTCAGCATTGAGGAGCACGGAGGCCCAGAAAGCTCAAAAGCTCCTCTGACTGACGGGCAGAAACCTAGGAAAGACATTGCTGAAGTGGCTGCTGCTGCAGAACTTCTCCTGCCCAAGGGAAGCGCGAGGGCCACCGctgtg TTTCGGAATGCGGCACCGTTTCTCCTGCATGGCAGCCTCCGGGAATACCAGCAGATTGGTGTGGACTGGCTGGCGAGCCTCTATAAGAAACACCTGAATGGTATCCTGGCAGATGAAACCGGCTTGGGCAAGACTGTTCAAACAGCAGCGTTCCTGGCACATTTGGCTTGTAAAGAAG GGAACTGGGGTCCACATCTGGTTGTGGTGCGGACGTGTAAAATTTTGAGCTGGGAGATGGAGATTAAACGCTGGTGCCCGAGTTTGAAAATTCTGGTGTACCTAGGCAACAAAAAAGAGCGAAGATTAAAAAGAAGG aTGTGGTCCGAGTCAAACGGCTTCCACGTGTGTTTGACTTCCTTTAAACTGCTGCTGAAGGATCACAAGGACTTTCTCAGGAAGAGGTGGAAGTACCTGGTACTGGATGAAATCCAGCTTCTCAAAAACATGACAGAAAAACACTGGGAAACAATCCTTACTTTAAAAAG TCAGCAGAGGCTGCTGTTGATCAACACCCCTCTCCAGAATACCTTGAAGGAGCTGTGGACCATGATACATTTCCTTTTGCCTGGAATTACAAGACAGTACCTAGACTTCCCAGTCAAGGCAGGGACAGACGAAAACCAGGAGTACTGCCACAAGCTTGTTATCCGGTTGCACAGG GTGATTCAGCCCTTCATTTTGAGGCGCTCGAAGAGAGACGTTGAGAAGCAGCTGCCAAAGAAATACGAGCACATCCTGAAGTGTCGCCTCTCGAGCAGACAGAAGATACTGTACGAAGATGTTATGACTCAGACCCG ATCCCAAGAAGCCCTCAAGACCGGTCACTTTGTTAGCGTTCTTCATGTTTTGATGCAACTTCAGAGGATCTGCAATCACCCAGACTTGGTTCATCCTAGAACCACACGGTCTGCCTATGTGTCAGCTGCACTGCAGTATACAACACCCTCCTTAGTACTGGGAGCTATACAGTATGATCCTTGGAAG aATGTGGACATGTCCATATTTGACCTGATCGGAAACGAAAACAAGCTGACAAGGTATGAAGCTGAAGAAGTGTTGCCAAAGCAGAAGGTGACCAGGAAGCTGATTGAGGAAATCTACACCGCCCCTGACCCTCCAGCCAGACCCAAACAAGTGAAATTAAAGCCCAGCAG GTTGTTTGAGCCGGTGCAGTACGGTCAGAAGCCTGAGGGCAGGACTGTTGCATTTCCTGGTTCTCCGCCTCAGCGCacacccaccaccaccaccaccgcggCTACGGTGTCCCAGCAGGGTCAGGTGCGGGGGAAATCTCCTGTCACCACAGTCCCAGCCACACAGG CAGCAGGGACGCCGTTTCAGCCAACCCagaccactactactactactaccactgcATCATCAGTCAGCACTCCTCCCACTCCAGGACAGCAAACGGTTACATCAGCAGCCTCTGTCAGCGGCAGCACTACCTCCTCGACTAGCACAGTGAGCAAGGCTCTGAGCAGCCCTGCAGGTGGCGCTGTGCCCCAGCTAGGCCAGACTGCACCTGTGCCAGTTTCTAGGCCGGCTCAGGTCACGCCACAGGCCCCAGCCCATACCATGCAGCAGAGCGTGCTGCCTCAGAGGCTGGTGCTTACCTCCCAGGCCCAGGCACGATTGCCTA GTGGAGAGGTTGTGAAGATCGCTCAGCTCGCCTCTATTACTGGCAGCCAAAGTAGAATCACCCAGCCCGAGATGCCCGTTACTTTGCAGTTTCAGGGCAACAAATTTACCTTGTCCTCCAGCCAGCTTCGGCAGCTTACAGCCGGCCAGCCCTTGCAGCTACAAG GCAATATTCTGCAGATCGTGTCAGCACCTGGCCAGCAGATCCTAAGACCTCAGGGCTCTGTTGTAATGCAGACAGTATCTCAGACCCAGCCTGTGCAGAATGCTGTGACTGCGCCGAGCCAACAAGCACAGACCGCCACTGCTCCCACTACCACAGCAGTGCAAGGCAAGG CCCCAGCCGTCGTTGTGAGAACTGCTGTTCCAAGCACAGCTGCGGGAGACCAGACTGCAAATGTGAAAGCTGTTGCTGCGACAGGAACTACGACCCAG GAGGCCTCAGAAGCAAGGAACCGGCTCGTTAAGGAACGGCTAGACAGGGTGTTTTCTGCAAACGAGAGGAGATGCTCTCGATCTGTATTCTATGGGGCAGACCTTCTGGAAGTCTGCTCTGTGTTCGACAAAGACCCAGTACCCAAACCTGCCACTGAGTCCAATAACTCTTGGAGGTGGATTGGCAGGGCCAACTGCCTGAGTGTCCAGCAAGCAAGTGCTTCTGTTTCTCACCTGCAAGAAGCTTTATTCACTTCAGAGCAGAGACGAGAAGCCCTGCAGGACATGGCACAGCG GTTTGTCTGTGTCGTTCCGCCTGCTATAGCACCTGCCCCACAGCTGTACTCGGCAAATCCTCCCCCTCAGTACAGTCTCGAACTGAAGATGTTTAGACACAAGTTCCACCAAGAAATGGCTCCGCACACAAAGCAGCTGAGGAGCCCTACTGCAAACCACCTTATAGAGTTTCCTGATCTCCGACTGTTACAGATGGACTCAG GGAAGCTGGAGGCTTTGTCAGTTCTGCTACACAAGCTGAAATCGGAAGGCCGTCGGGTGCTGATTTTCACACAGATGGTGAAAATGCTGGACATCCTAGAGAAGTTCTTGGACTATCACCATCTTCCCTACGTGAGGATTAACGAGAAAACCCCAGCCGAGCAGCGGCAG GAACAGATGAGGAACTTCAACAGGAACAAGCAGATATTTTGCACCATTCTCTCAAACCGGTGTGGTTCTGTGGTGGGCAGTGTCCTGGATGCAGACACTGTTGTGTTTTATGACACTGACCTGAACCCCAGCATGGATGCCAAGACTCAAGAATGGTGTGACAGGATCGGCAGGTCCAAGGATATCCATATATACAG GCTTGGAAGTGGTAACTCTATTGAAGAGAAGCTTCTGAAGAATGGAACTAAGGATCTAATCAGAGAGGTGGCTGCCCAGGGGACTGACTACACCTTGGCCTTTTTAACACAG cgaACAATCCAGGACCTGTTTGAAGTGGAGTCTGGGTCTGGAGAAAAAGTGGAAGAGTTTGTGGTGCTCCATCAGGACCCATCTCCAGCAGAAACCATCTCTCCCAGAATAGCACGGCCATACATACAGGCATTAAACAGCATTGGCAAGGAAGGGGCTTCGGGGGCTCCTATAAAATCTGAAGACGACAGTGCTGCAGAAACGAGTGAAGATTTGGGTGTGGAAGGAGATGTGAAGTATGAAGACGAGCCTTCTCGCTTGGAGGAACTGGTCGCAGTTGTAGAGCAG CTTACTCCAATTGAGAAATATGCTTTACATTACCTGGAGTTTGTTCACATGTCCAGCACTGAAGAGGAAGAAAGGAAAGCTATG GAGAAGATGATTGCTGCTAAGAAAGAGTGGGAGGTGCAGCAGCTGAAGAAACTGAAGATCGAAGACGAGGAGAGAATGAtgctggaggaggaggaagatCTCTTTACTTACACTCGTGAAGACGCCTACAACATG gaataTGTCTATGATGGTCCAGACGGACAGACGGAAATAATGCCG ctGTGGACCCCACCAACACCCCCTCAAGATGACAATGACGTCTACATCGACTCTGTGATCTGTCTCATGTATGACAGCACTCCCGTGCCTGAATCGAAGCTGCCACCTGTTTACGTGAGGAAGGAACACAAGCGGCTTAAGATGGATCCATCCG CTGCAGGTAGGAAGAAGAAGCAGCGTCATGGAGAGACAGTCATCCCCCCGCGCTCGCTGTTTGACAAGGGCAGCTTCCTGAAGCCACGCAGAGAGGGGAAAGACCAGAAGAAGAACTTTTCGCTCAAGCAGCAGGCTCCCTTCGCTAAACCTCTACCCTCGCTTGTCAAACCTGCTGTTGAGGCTGGGCAGGACAATCCTGAGTGGCTGATCAGTGAGGACTGGGCCCTGTTACAG GCCGTGAAGCAGTTGCTCGAGCTGCCCTTGAACCTCTCCATTGTTTCAGCTGCGCACACACCAAACTGGGACATGGTCAGCGATGTTGTTAACTCCTGCAGCCGGGTCTATCGCTCCCCCAAACAGTGCCGGAGCAGATACGAGAACGTCATCATCCCCAGGGAGGAAGGAAAG ttggTCTACGAAGCCAAtccaaaaaagaaaaccaaaagcaTTTACAAG tcCAAAAATAGCCGTCCGCTTCGCACCTGCCAGATCTACGCCCAGGATGACAGCGCTACTCACATTCACCTGTATAACAGTCGCTTTGAGTTGATGAAGATTATCGCCAGCAAGCGAAGTCCACCTATTAAGCCGCT ACTGGGTATGAATCCATTCCAGAAGAATCCTAAGCATGCCTCAGTGTTAGCAGAGAG CGGAATCAATTATGATAAGCCACTGCCTCCTATCCAGGTTGCATCACAGCGCGCGGAGAGAATTGCAAAGGAGAAAAAG GCTTTGGCAGAGCAGCAGAGGGCTCAGCAGTTAGCTCAGCAACAGGCTGGCCCACAGCCTCCACCACCACCTACTCCACAGCCACAGACGCAGCAGCCAGCCCAGCCCCAGGCTGTCCCTCAGGCTCAGGCAGTGGTCCAGGCCGCCGGAAACACCGTCACCAACACAGCCTCACTG CAGGCTGGAACAATCAAGACAGCAGCTGTTGGAACAAGTCTTCAGACTG cgccTGTCAGTGGCAATGTGATTGTGAATACAGTGGCAGGAGTTCCAGCAAGCTCGTTTCAGCCCACCAACAAACGGCTTGCCTCTCCGGTTATTCCTGCCACTTTGACA ACAACAGTAGGCGCCTCCCCCCAGGTGGTACACACTCAGCAACGGACAGTCTCAACTCCCGCTGCACCTGCTGAGGTTGTTGCCATAGCAACCAACCAAGGAGTCAGAACCGTAACACCGGTAACGGCATCAACCGTGTCGACCACCCTCACTCCAGTGCAAACGCAGAACAGGTCTTTGATTACACAGGTTAACCCAG CCACAGCCCCTAGTATGCAGTTACCTCCAGGTAAAGGCATCACCCATGCCCAGCTCCACCTCCTGAGGCAGCAGCAGGCTCAGGTGCAGGTCCAGCAGATCCAGGCTCAGGCTGGCTCTCCTGCCCAGATAAAGACTGTCGGCAAGCCAACTCAG GAACAGTTTTTGAAGATACAGCAGAAGCAGAAACTCCAGCTACAGCACCAGCAGGCAGTAGCAGCCCAGCAGCAGACGCAACAGCCCTCGCAACAGGCAGCTCAGGCACAGCAGCAAcaggggcagcagcagcagcagatcacCGCAGTGACCACGTCCAGAGGAGGGCCGGTCCTCACTGGCACCACGGTCACCAACCTGCAGGTCGCACGTCTG ACACGAGTGGCTGGAACCCAGCTGCAGGCTCAGGGGCAGATCCAGAGCCAGCCTGCACAGACCGCCCAGGTGACCCTGACGAAACCCCCTGTGGTGTCTGTGCCGGCAGTCACCACTCTGCCTGTCACTATGGCAGGGATCAGCGTGGCTATCGGACAACCGCAGAAAGCAG GTGGCCAGGTGGTGGCGCACCAGTTGCAGATGCAGCAGCATCTTCTGAATCTCAAAAAACAGCAGGCAGCTGCCGCTGCAGCCGCACAGCAGCAAAAAGCAGTGCAGACCCAGGTGGGGCAGGGACAAGGCACTGTGCAGCAGAAG